Genomic DNA from Danio rerio strain Tuebingen ecotype United States chromosome 5, GRCz12tu, whole genome shotgun sequence:
CCACAAGCAATGCTGTTTAATATTATGCAATGGAAAAAGGATGAGTAATCACCGGTATGTGATGCCTTTGCACCAGACCACTTTAACCAGCTCGGCTGTGACTTCCTCTTCCTTTTCCAGCAAATCAGGATTGACAGCGTCATATCTCCACCTGAACATCAAACAGCCAGTGTTATGAGAGTAAATGAGAGGAGTGGAGCATTTCATTATTcaagtaaataatatatatacacattaatgAAGGACAGACGGAAAGAGAAAGAGggaggaagaaagaaaggaatgaaggaagaCAATGTTTTCCATTAAAATGACTCTAAACCAATTTGTTGATTTATCCACTGAgctattttttaatttctttgacattttttctcaaataaaaataccacctgtaatttttttattatatttaaaaagatttatttaaataacagaaataaatgaaaCTAAAGCTTTTATTTgcaaactttttttatatattataaatgtatttatattgtgaAAAAAAGACTGTAAATAAAAgatatcattttaatttttgaatttTAATTAGACTTCTTTGataaaaatatgagtaaaatgTATCACAGTTTCCACAATATTATGAAGcaagataaaatgtttttaacagtGACATTTGTAAGAAtcattatttgtgaatttgtatgATGATAACAGAACAACAAATCATTATattatgatttctgaaggatgatgtgacactgaagaagtaatgatgatgaaaatgcagctttgaatcagatgaataaattaaataggaaactacattcaataagaaaccagttatttaaaattgtaataatatattacaattaaatagttcttactgtatttttgatcaaataaatgcagccttggtgagcagacttggtttcttttaaaacattaaaaaatcttactatcagcattattagcccggctaaaattattattaattatatttgatttattttatatttttgagccaatttctgcttaatggaGAAAACaattctacacatttctaaacataacagttctaataactgatttattttatgttttccatgaggacagtaaataatatttgaccagatatttttcaagatactagttttcagcttaaagtgacatttaaaggcttaactagattataagggtaattaggcaagttactgtatagcgatggtttgtcctgtacacaatctaaaaaatattgcttaaaagggagcaaataattttgaccttaaaatggtttttaaaaatgaaaaactgcttttactctagccaaaataaaacaaataagactttctccagaagaaaaaatattataggaaatactgtgaaatattccttgctctgttaaacatcatttgggaaatatttgaaaaagaaaaattcacaggagggcaaatcactttgacttcaactgtatttatgtgtatgagtgtgtaagtaAAGATGAGATATTTGTTGTTTCTCACTTGTGTTGATGAGGAGAAGGGCATTTTAAAGGCAAAGGTTTTGGAAGTAGAGTCTTCCGGCCTGTTTGGAAATATTGTCTGTCTTTTCCATCTGTTGAACCTTCTCTATCTTCCCCATTATCAGTATTTCTTTTAGTCTTTAGTGATTCCCAGTGTTCAAGGGCTAATGACAGAGGATAGTGCCATATCTCTGGGTAAAGTGCTCTGGAAAACTGCTGGATCACTCTGGTGTACACATGCACTTTTCCAGACTTCACGCTTGTTGATTCCAGTATTTCTGTATTGGGGGATTTTAGATTCAATCCAGGACGGTCCATCTGAGCACCCACAGATTTGGATGTTAAAGAACTAAACAAACATGTGCTTCTGTGTTGATGTTCTTGAAGCTGTGGATCCTGTGAGTCGACTTTATTTCTGCTGGAGTGACAGATAAAATCCACCGTGAACTCTTCCCCGGAAGAAGAAAGGATGAGTTTGGCGTGTCCATCTACAGAGCAGACTGTGATCTCTCCATTTGCTCCTGTGGTGCAGGAGTCAGATTCAGGCCACTCCACCTCTGTTATGGCACTGCTTGAGGAAGTCTAAAAATGACCATTTGGttaaataatagaataaataagAATATATGTGAAAAGCAAACCTTTCTCCAGCTTTAGGGTAGTCTTACCTTGTTCGTAGAACTGAATTCGTGAGTTATGAGCTCTTCAGGCAAATATGGACGAGTTGCATACTTATTTCTGAATGCCAAAGCATCCAATACTAATGGCTATATAGGGGAAAGtacaaataaattagttattttattaatggatggacagatatagacaaacagacacaaaGACCGATAGACAGAGacatatacatacacagacaTATACAAACCCAAATccaaaagttgggacagtatagaAAACACATTGAAAgtcatttctaaatttactttgacttgtattacaCTGCATACATTACAACAAACAATAATTAATCTGTTCCtaaagatttttgtttttgttgtttttttgtttttgtttttcaaaataaacacaatttcCAAATTTGTTTCTTGCAAAACATTTTCAAGTTAGAACAGTGAAGCATTTATCTaattgtaatgttgccatttctTTTCACAACAATTACAAGACATTTAGGAACcaaagacaccaagtgatgaagtgtttctggtgtaattttgtcccatttttCCAGCAAACAAGTCTTGAGGTGGGCTACAGTAAAGGGGCTTCGTTGTCGCATTTTGAGCTTagaaatgcaccacacattctctattggagccAGGTccggactgcaggcaggccagtcatgtacctgtatcctcttgctccacagccaggactttgtaatgtgtgcagaatgtggttttgcactgtcttgttaaaatatgcatggacgtccctggaaaagaaggcagcatgttgtgctccaaaatctctgtacttttcagcattaattgtCCCTTCACAGATGTGAAATtcacctttgccaagggcactgccacaaccccataccatgacagaccctggcttttggacttgttgctggtaacaatctggatgatccttttcttcatGGTCTGGAACACACTGCATCCATTTCTCcccaaaatacctgaaatactgattcatctgaccacatcACACCTTTCTACAGTGTGATTGTCCATCCCCGATGCTTCCAAGCCCAGAGAAGTCGACAGCGAccggacactgttaacatagggcttccttttggcacagtacagttttcactggcatttgtggatgtaactacgtattgtggtacttgacaaaggtttgccaaagtagtcttgagcccatgtggtgatattgcttatagatgaatgaggattcttgatgttGTGCCGCCAGAGGAATCTaacggttgttcagcttaggcttgcacccttgtcttttatgcactgaaattcctccagattgaATGTTTAGTTGATGTTATGCACTGCTgtaggtgaaatatccaaatgtcttcctatctttctttaaggaacattgttttaaaaaattatttgtttttcttatttatttgtaaGGAATGGTGTTCtgcatgaggaacacattaaataatgtactTTCCCAActtttacagaaaatggtccgataaaaagaaaatatccagtgagcggcagttctgtgggcactaatgccttgttgatgccagaggtcagaggagaatggccagactggttccagctcatAGGAAGACAACagaaacttagggtgctttcacacctgccttatttagtttgattgaatcgcactagtttgtttccccttttggtacggttcatttgggcaggtgagaatgcagcaatcgtactcgagtatgcaccaaaagcggaccaagtaagcgtaccgagacctgcttgaagaggtggtctcggtactctttcaaacgaaccctggagcggttcgtttgtggtgagaatatgatccgtactaaaacaggtccaaccgcaaaaagtactgcgcctttcggactaattcagctgccgtaggccgatgcgctttgatatggaggaaaaatatttgttgacagagctttaccaacagagagagagagaggggaaaacattacctaatggatcgttggtaatatttccgcaagatgaccatgttgcagttttatcgaaattaattcacgtctcctcctgaagtgacgagcgatgcattaaacactgttttccagccgcggccgcgcttcatttttgtaatgtatagtttgtctaaagcagggataaaatcagccagcgcagtcgtctcTCCatagtaaaaggttttgtttacctgcgggagttcactggcattttcccgcacgtgaattctgaccaatcaatatgcagtttaggaaatatgttcaacaacatctggccagtgagagatgtggattttgtcagatgactgcattttggtttgtttcaactggttcggaccaaagccagcagtgtggtgtgaaaacgacccaaagactgcagaagatgcaacaatatatcatttattgcgcttggtccggaccaaatgaagcgaactacagatgtgaaagcacccttaaataaccactcgttacaactgaggtctgcagaagagcatgtctgaacacacaacacgtccaaccttgaggcggatgggctacagcagcagaagatcacaccgggtgccactcctgtcagctaagaacaggaaactgagatacaattcacacaggctcaccaaaattggacaatagaagattggagaaacgttgcctggtctgagtcttgatttctgttgcaacatttggatggtagtcacaatttggcgtcaacaacatgaaagcatggatccatcctgccttgtatcaacggttcaggttgATGGTGGTCGTGTAATacaatattttcttggcacactttgagcccattagtactaattcaGGATCGTCCAaccccggtactagtaaggtgtaacttataaagtggccggtgagtgtaagtaGACAGACAGACCAATAAATAGTAGGATAAGCATACAGACACACAACTACaatagaaagacagatagatagatgagcaATAAATAGAAAGATAAGTAGATAGACACAGTACATATATACACAATAGACAGAATACTACATCAGTTTATCATGTTGAATGCAGTTTTAGGTCTGAAAGGACATGTAAGTTACCTTAAACTCGCTGATGGCGAATCTTGTCCTctgtttaactgtgtgtgtgtcctgcagcgGGTGCGCGCAGGCTGACGGCTGTTTCTCTATCAGAAACTCAGAGCCGCAGGGCGAGAGCTGCAATCTGAGCCCGTCTGTATAatacacatccacacactcatccacacacatcaCCATAAACCTCACCGAACACATCCCGACTGCATTCAATCACACGCTACTTCTACTGTTGTAATAAACTCAATCTCGACATTCGTGTCAAACTGTGGTTGTTGCTAAtgagggatacagctgcagccggaagttaacgcGAATTCTACCCCTGacccaaccttcacagtaatgtaaaaatgttatttattgttgTACACTGTCACAAAAATAATGCTATAGATGTtggtatccacagctgtatcctatctagactttacctcaAATTGTTTACGCTTGCGTTGTTCGAGTCGTAAGTGCATCGTTCTTAAGAATCGGATCTTTTGAATGAGTCGactgtaaacaaaataaattaaaatgatttaaatatgattaaCAGTCGATAAAACGATCAGAAAAATTTCGCTTTTTTCTTTATACATTTGTATGCCAcacttataattaataaatgcatttacatcAAAACGTGGAAGTCAGAAACGCCTAGGATTTTATAATCTAGCGAAATTAAACTGAATTGCTGTACAAAATCAAAGTAAACGCATATATTATTAAATCTTACCGTCAAAACTCATTATAATAAACACATATTTACTCCCAGGTAAGACTTTAACAAAATATGGGCGTCTTTGATGAAATACTCAACGAAtcgttttttattcatttgtttgaaaGAACTGTTCAAAAGAATCGATTTGCAAAAATGAATCGCACTTCCCGTTGCCATGGTGTAAATTTTCGCGGTTGATGAAGAGAATGACGCTGATTGGTTGAACCACTTCTTCTACAGAGGTTGTAAATAAGTGAGTTCCTTTGTCGCCATCTTAAGGCGATGATTCAACGTCAGCGAATATAAACAAAGATCAAGATTTGATTTTTAAATCATTTCTGAAGCGAAAATCGTTTAAACTGACGTTCACATTTATGGCAAGTATGCTTTGATATACTTTTATCAGTACTTATGGATGAAATATGATCGAGATATTTATAATTCATAATTTTGTTAATTCCAAATAAACCAATGTTTTGGTTAATACTTTTTATGATAAAGTTgtctttatacatatatataaatatatttaatatatatttttttacatagtcaaaagtttacaccTTACAAATCAGTCGAAATCtgttaaatgttaattatttttgtaaaataagagGCTAATTTTGTTAGTAAAAacaaaattgattttatttattaccaATCTGATTAAGACTTTTCACATAAAATACATGAATGTATATAGTTCACAAAAGAAAATTCTAGtcaaatgtaaaaatgacaatttaaaatcTTATAGATGCAAATCTTAATACGGTGTTATTCTCAGAATGATCCACAGCAGTTTTCTTTCTTCCTCTATTAgcttgtttgttagtttttgtttAGTAATAGTTACTTAAGAGTGCCTAAATTGTTCTGAAAAGTTAAACAGCAGCTGTTCTAAATGTATATCAAATGTGATTTTTCTGCATTTTGGTGTATTTGAACCTGTTGCAAAAATCCCTATTCGAGTTTGAGATCCATCTTTTCAGAATGTGGCCAAACTGAGCGACTTAAACACAATTATTACAGAGAGGTCAAAGGCTTATGGAAGCTCCAGAAGAAGTCCCACCAATTCTTTGGAAaagtccaaaaaaaataaatccttCACGTCCCACCagttatttagaaaataaattaaaaaaaatattcttcaaGATTTTGTAAATTCTTGGGTCAAGTTTCCCCACCAAAAGAATAATGTAGGTCCCaccaattatttttaaaaaaatccagaaaaaaatcTTTAGGTCCCACCAATTCTTTAAAAACATCTAGAAAAAAAACTTCAGGTCCCACcaattcttcaaaaaaaaatccagaaaaagtCCTTCAGGTCACAACAATTCATAAAAAAACCCCAGAAAAATGCTTCAGCTCCCGCCAATTCTTTAAAAatccaaaaaaacaaataaatcctTTAGGTCCCACCAATTCTTTGGAAAAATCCAGTAAATTCCTTTAGGTCCcacaaattttttgaaaaaatccAGAAAACATCCTTCAGGTCCCACCGAatctttgaaaaaaatctttgaaaaaaaTCCTTCAGGGGTTCACAAATTCTTTGGAAAAGTgcaaaaaagtatttgttttttcagaATTTTCCTCTCCAACAACGACAGTAGAGTTTTGAGATCCACCCTTCTACGCAAAGTTCAAACACAAACTGATGCCTCAGAAAGAAAAACTTGGTTtgttaactgaaattaaattaaattttaaaaacttagttaaactactaataaaacattcataaaactATCACTAAtagaataatattttaatgatgcTACAATAAAAGTGGTCTGTCATCAGTGCTAGTTTTACAAAATCAAGAGTGCTGGGTTAAGGTATATCATGTTTTGCacgaaacaataaaacaatacaccTTTAGTGTGCACAGCGTCTTGTCTAACAGGTCATTAAAAACCACCTGAAATTCCACGAAACGCAAAGAGACAgcgtttttataaatatttattgcagGCAAACAGtatgcagtaaataatatttacaactatattaaaataaacattcctTTATTTGGGATCCATGAGATGTAGGTAGGTGATGAGAGAACGTCTGTAAGTCACAGTGGCGAATGAATCGGTATAAACACCCAAACCCTCCTGTTTTGACACACTTAACATTTGCGGAAAActttatcgaaaaaaaaataaaagaaaaaaagatagccAAACGGACTATAAAAGTCGCAGATCCTTTTTCTTCCTCAAACGTGTGCAGAAGCTGGAAATAAAACTCTAAAAAGGCTTGAGGAGCATCTGAGAAAGGAAGAACAGTAGACTTGCTTATATTTCTGAATGTTATCCTCGAGTAAAACAAACGAAAGTCTCTCCTACATGTACTTTGATATCCGGCTGTTAGTTTGCAAATAAACCACACATACACTTGATGATGCTACTCTGCGCCTCGTATTAAAAATCTCACtgcaaacttctttttttttgagGGAGGGAGAGGGCGGAGGTTGTTCGACAAACCTGAACACGCATTAAATAAACCTCACAACTCAAATGCCAAACCAATGGATATCGACAACTCCTGACGGACATTTGGGGTTATACTGCATTAAAACAGCAACTAAAACAGTAATCCCAGCCATTACGTCCAGTGACATTGCAGCCATGAAGTGCTTGTTGAGAAATTGAACGAAAAATCAACCGAAAGGGTCTTGGTTTCCGGCCGCACATTCCAGCTGGTCGGGTGTGGAGATAATAACGTGACCATATCGCAGTCTCTCATTTCTTTCTTCTTGCATCTGACTCCATGCAAAACTTCTCAAACGCCTCCTCGATCTCTGGATCCATTTCATCCTCATCACCGCACAAACTGCAATGGAAAAGAACAGCCCTTCATTATAGTTCAATGGAAACTGTTTCTAGTTCTTAAAAAAATGCCGCTGCAACTTTTTATCTCACAGTTCTTTCCTTTTTCTCACAAATTTAatgaaatgctaaaaaaaatggAGAGTTATTTTTGTGATGgagaaaactatttaaaaattgaaaagtCAGAGGGGGAAAAAAACTCAATGACTGAAAACTCAACCTTATATTTTACATTGTGAGTAAAcgagtaaaacatttttttacaattatcattTCCTTCCATAAAAAATGGAAGTGTGAAGGATAAAAGCAAACAAGGCACAATTCAGAAAAAAAGGCAGTTTATTTTTTCGATGGACTTTTAAACTTGAACTTTGTGATGAATTGAAAAGTCAAAGGGACAaaagtttatgtatatatatattagcggtgggccgttatcggcgttaacgtgctgcgttaacgcaagactcttatcgcgcaattttaaaaaatattgccgTCAATCTCTTCTTacagttgggttgggagctgggtctattctactcaagctatggtgactttcactttgatattttagcacagatgtatacctgaccgcttagccgtctgacaaacaagtgcccttctgaatcaaattagCAGGATGCTGACATTAaatgcagttcagcagtttcactttaactcatgaaaatttcattcatgcccccgtgacaaactggggtattagacgcaaataaggagtaatgaCCGGGGAGATTGTTTTAGAATTTACTATAGCACGccaatggaaagaaaaaaacttctgcatttcgcgatgtgtgtatgtctgtatgtatgtgtgtgtgtgtgtgtgtgtgtgtgtgtgtgtgtgtgtgggtgtgtgtgtgtgtgtgtgtgtgtgggtgtgtgtgtgtgtgtgcggtcctttactgaccgctgtgtgtgtggatattgtgggaaaatatggcaaaaagtcctacatgacagtaatagtttgattgcaatgtttacttcaataatgccactaatatctgcatactccacatatcttatttcttttttaaacccatttttaatcataatagttttagtaactcatttctaataactgatttgttttatctttgctatgatgacagtaaataatatttgactagatatttatcaaggcacttcagtgtttcctctaggattttttccagctgtggaggcaggccttttttacacaggtCTACCTGTGgggttatttcaatgacaaatgtcgtgagcacaGTATTAGAAGTCAAGATCACATTTATGTATtagcctacagcatgcggatctctctgcttgcgcgccgattttctttgctcgtgcacaaaactttttgcacgctcctcaaatataagccacttcaagagcgtgcagatcttcttgtgcgctcttaaataaacgcagctgaagtgcgatttagtgcatttatgtaaagAGTATGtctacagcatttattagatctgcaaggaatatttatgaatgtctcccaAATAAACCTACAGAGCAatattaatgtgtcctgaagtaaagtaaaaagtttatacgtcgtgtttgctggcctcacgcatcacgcacctgtcagtcagccagtcagtcagtcagcacgtcaccataaagggttaaacaaataacacacagcactactacggttacagaaaagtttgcgctgttataattcacttaccctttaatacgttttggtgcaattataacccgctattaaaaaaataaaatgtgtcggcgcaatagcctagtggtttgTGCGTCGACATATGGTGCTGTAGCGCTTCAGGGagtcccgagttcgaatcccggctcgaggacatttcccgtcCCTAacccctctctctcccacttcgcttcctgtctgaaatactgtcctatccacttaataaaaggcaaaaaggctaaaaaaaatcttttaaaaaataaataaataaaaaataaaataaaataaaacgttttgaatgagaagctgtaatgtagccatggcgggatgAATGGACAATGAacgtagcggaaaccatgcacttctatacagcttaaagtgacatttaaatgcttaactaggttaattaggttaactaggcaggttagtgtaattagacaagttattgtataatgacggtttgttctgtagactatcaaaaaaatatagcttaaaggggctaataattttgatcttaaaatgagttttaaaaaataaaaaattgcttttattgtagccgaaataaaacaaatatgacttttgccagaagaaaaaatattatcagacatactgtgaaaatttccttgctctgttaaacatcatttggaaaatattttaaaaagaaaacaaaattcaaaaggggggctaataattctgacttcaactgtgtatatatatacacagacgtTGTTACAATTATCTTTTTATTATATAATGAATGGACTTGTGAagggaaaaaaggaaaaagacaaaaaagaaatgtGAAATGCAAGATAAAACCTTTGTGGTGAAACGTCACAAATGCCTTTCTACCCCTTTGCAGtggaaaaaatgataataataaaagtaaaaaaagaaaataattgcaagatgtaaaaaaaaaaaaaaacacatttaaacactcACTCAGAATTTAGAGATGTTAATgcacaattgcaaaaaaaagaccaaacaccgacacacacacacacacacacacacacatatatatatatacaaatttgaGTTAATATCTTAGTATTGCCTAAATGTTGAAAAAAGTcgcaataatttttttaaagtgcctTGATGCAAAtgtgcattaataataataattataatcttatttatctttttttcttcttgtgtTGAACATAGtatgtactttttaaaattatatgtatttatgtatttattatttttgtaaatagatTCACATAGAAAACCATTATTTGACATTTTCATTATCCAATATCAAATGCATCTTTGGTAAGAATAAAATGTCACTttcaaaaaattaagaaaaaaaataaatcaactaaagctaatgcatttaaatttctgtaaatgttttttttattttgtttcaaaaaaGCATCAGTGGCACATCAGTGGATTATTTAGTGTAGAACTATACATTTCTGTTTACATTCAAGCATTCCTTCATCAAAGGATTattcaattgtatttattaaataaaacacttatCACGAGTCTAGTTTGCTTAAAAGGACTGTTCaataaatcaaaaaataattCTTCCATCATTAACTCACCCTTTACTTATTTCTTTCATCTATTGAacaaaaacaaagatattttgaaaaatgctggtagctggaacccattgacttccactgtaattttttttttctactatgggagtcaatgggtgccagcaaccacattcttcaaaatatcttctttagtgttcaacagggaaaaaaacacacaagggagagtaaattaataatgaggtgaactattcctttaaataagtCTGATGCTAGTTTAGTGTGAGTTCCAGGCTCCCCCTGTCGGCTGGTCTTTGTTCCACATGCGGCTCATCCAATGAGCTGAAGACTGTGCTGAATAAGACTGGCAGGTCTTGTTAAGCCcccgtctctccctggactgctGACTTTACTAAAATAAGCTCTTTGACTCCCACTAACAGCATTGTGAGGAGGACAATTACTGTTTAAGCGGAGAGAACGGTCACACCAGGGGCATTACAGTCAACTACAGTCAGAAACTAAAATTGCTGTTTGGAATAAAAAACAGCTATATTGGAATAAAAACTGCACTGAAAAATCTGTCAAATTAAacttaatattcatttaaatagatCCTTGTACTTATTTTGCAGACTTCAACTGAAATCGAATGAATAAAGACTAtataattaatctttaaaattaaacaaaatttaatatatttattagtgttgggcaaagattaattgtatccaaaataaaagttagttttgataaaatatatatatgtgtgtatgtgtgtgtgtgtgtgtgtgtgtgtatgtgtgtatatataataactatattgtatcatatacatattttatctatctatccatccatccatccatccatccatccatccatctatgcatctatctataaataattgtgtgtgtgtgtgtgtgtgtgtgtgtgtgtgtgtgtttgtatatatatatattcaatattcaattttttttcttttttaattttttcccaaatgaagtttaacagagcaatgaaattttcacagtatttcttatattatttcttcttctggaaaaattcttatttgttctattttggccagaataaaagcagttttaaattttttaaaacccattttaaggtcaatattattagcccctttaagcaattttttttttcaatagtctacagaacaaaccatcgttatacaataacttgcctaattaccctaacctgcctagttaacctaattaacctagttaaggctttaaatgtcgctttaagctgtaaagaagtgtcttgaaaaatacctagtcaaatattatttactgtcatcatggcaaagctaaa
This window encodes:
- the zgc:153352 gene encoding uncharacterized protein C5orf34 homolog isoform X5; translated protein: MSFDDGLRLQLSPCGSEFLIEKQPSACAHPLQDTHTVKQRTRFAISEFKPLVLDALAFRNKYATRPYLPEELITHEFSSTNKTSSSSAITEVEWPESDSCTTGANGEITVCSVDGHAKLILSSSGEEFTVDFICHSSRNKVDSQDPQLQEHQHRSTCLFSSLTSKSVGAQMDRPGLNLKSPNTEILESTSVKSGKVHVYTRVIQQFSRALYPEIWHYPLSLALEHWESLKTKRNTDNGEDREGSTDGKDRQYFQTGRKTLLPKPLPLKCPSPHQHKWRYDAVNPDLLEKEEEVTAELVKVVWCKGITYRIVDGVIPMVEISPGDGSLIRSNGVLANYFTHYKAGALHADGRECVYYLCGLPPDVPGQLYSVQSVVTRASRILKCFIQARSSVRTPLSLYCWTEAAVCDCARVVQEVTVAGSGSFKALSDGTVEVLFFDGVKAQMMWKSDAYTAAQCGEMEQRLKTESRPSDRWCQLSLPDGHQTLVHVDTDKTYRRYVSAVVQWCDWVNQTEQSTSAFSVSAPSDTPQPITCRSVVSELEKIKRFNFLLENSPVLRLPVRSLSCERSSDLSETELTETCISEALQKTAKAIQDIDALLSNRS
- the zgc:153352 gene encoding uncharacterized protein C5orf34 homolog isoform X4 yields the protein MSFDDGLRLQLSPCGSEFLIEKQPSACAHPLQDTHTVKQRTRFAISEFKPLVLDALAFRNKYATRPYLPEELITHEFSSTNKTSSSSAITEVEWPESDSCTTGANGEITVCSVDGHAKLILSSSGEEFTVDFICHSSRNKVDSQDPQLQEHQHRSTCLFSSLTSKSVGAQMDRPGLNLKSPNTEILESTSVKSGKVHVYTRVIQQFSRALYPEIWHYPLSLALEHWESLKTKRNTDNGEDREGSTDGKDRQYFQTGRKTLLPKPLPLKCPSPHQHKWRYDAVNPDLLEKEEEVTAELVKVVWCKGITYRIVDGVIPMVEISPGDGSLIRSNGVLANYFTHYKAGALHADGRECVYYLCGLPPDVPGQLYSVQSVVTRASRILKCFIQARSSVRTPLSLYCWTEQAAVCDCARVVQEVTVAGSGSFKALSDGTVEVLFFDGVKAQMMWKSDAYTAAQCGEMEQRLKTESRPSDRWCQLSLPDGHQTLVHVDTDKTYRRYVSAVVQWCDWVNQTEQSTSAFSVSAPSDTPQPITCRSVVSELEKIKRFNFLLENSPVLRLPVRSLSCERSSDLSETELTETCISEALQKTAKAIQDIDALLSNRS
- the zgc:153352 gene encoding uncharacterized protein C5orf34 homolog isoform X3 encodes the protein MHLRLEQRKRKQFECVDVYYTDGLRLQLSPCGSEFLIEKQPSACAHPLQDTHTVKQRTRFAISEFKPLVLDALAFRNKYATRPYLPEELITHEFSSTNKTSSSSAITEVEWPESDSCTTGANGEITVCSVDGHAKLILSSSGEEFTVDFICHSSRNKVDSQDPQLQEHQHRSTCLFSSLTSKSVGAQMDRPGLNLKSPNTEILESTSVKSGKVHVYTRVIQQFSRALYPEIWHYPLSLALEHWESLKTKRNTDNGEDREGSTDGKDRQYFQTGRKTLLPKPLPLKCPSPHQHKWRYDAVNPDLLEKEEEVTAELVKVVWCKGITYRIVDGVIPMVEISPGDGSLIRSNGVLANYFTHYKAGALHADGRECVYYLCGLPPDVPGQLYSVQSVVTRASRILKCFIQARSSVRTPLSLYCWTEAAVCDCARVVQEVTVAGSGSFKALSDGTVEVLFFDGVKAQMMWKSDAYTAAQCGEMEQRLKTESRPSDRWCQLSLPDGHQTLVHVDTDKTYRRYVSAVVQWCDWVNQTEQSTSAFSVSAPSDTPQPITCRSVVSELEKIKRFNFLLENSPVLRLPVRSLSCERSSDLSETELTETCISEALQKTAKAIQDIDALLSNRS